In a genomic window of Macadamia integrifolia cultivar HAES 741 unplaced genomic scaffold, SCU_Mint_v3 scaffold3788, whole genome shotgun sequence:
- the LOC122068380 gene encoding heavy metal-associated isoprenylated plant protein 27-like, translating to MECEGCERKVEKAVRGMSGVTQVDIDPKHHKLTVVGYVNPKKVLRHVQHRTGKKAEFWPYIPYEEVAHPYAPSTYDKRAPSGYVRNTMDDPRSSKLARASTMEEKYSNTFSDENPNACSVM from the coding sequence ATGGAGTGTGAAGGATGTGAGAGGAAAGTGGAGAAGGCAGTGAGAGGGATGAGTGGAGTGACACAGGTGGATATAGATCCGAAGCACCACAAGTTGACGGTGGTTGGGTACGTGAATCCAAAGAAGGTTTTGAGACATGTACAGCACAGGACTGGGAAGAAGGCCGAGTTCTGGCCTTACATCCCTTACGAAGAAGTGGCTCACCCTTACGCTCCAAGTACTTATGATAAAAGGGCACCATCTGGGTATGTGAGGAACACCATGGACGACCCCAGGAGCTCCAAGCTAGCTCGGGCTAGTACCATGGAGGAGAAGTACTCCAACACCTTCAGCGATGAGAACCCTAACGCCTGTTCCGTCATGTAA